The sequence CGAGCGGGCCGTGGAACATTGACCTGAACTCCTCGCCGGCCCAGGTTACGGCCAGCTCTCCGCCGGTGAAGTAGTCGCGCAAAAGGCCGTAGCTCTGGTTTATCTGGAGGCAGACCTTGCCCTTCTCCTTTTGCGTGTGCTTGTCCCAGAGCTGGAGGTCTATTATGAAGTAGGGCCACTCAGGAAGCCTGGAGCGGAGCTCCTCCGGGGTAAGAACCGGCTCGAACTTCTCCATCATGCACAGCGGGGCGTAGGCGTAGTATGAACCCTCAACGCGCTTCCCGCTCAAGTCCCACGCGACTGCGGTCTTCTCAGGGACGCGGAAGATCGCGCCCTTGCCGTGGACTATCTCAACCGCTATGTCCTGGAGCTTGTTCTTTGACTTCCTGAAGCGCTTGGAGAGGGTTCCTATGCTCTCGATGCCCTTCTCCCTCAGAGCTTCCCTGAAAACCTCGGCGAGCGTCTTCATTGTCATCGGTGGGGGTTAGGGAGAGACTTAAAAAGTTTGTCACCAAACTTTGCGTGTTAAAGTTTGATCCAAAAGTTGGTCTTTGTTAAAATGGGCAAAAATCTGTTTGCATATCTTTTTAATATTTCACAGGTTCTGAAGGAGTCGTATCCACGACGCAGGTTAAATAAGTTTTAACTTTAGAAAACTTTAGAACAGATTTCTGGTGCCCCGGCCGGGATTTGAACCCGGGGCGCGGGCTCGAAAGGCCCGCATGTTTGACCGGGCTACACCACCGGGGCTCGATACTAGGGAAGGGCGAGCGTTTAAAAATCTTTCGTTGGTGGGCCAAAGATAACTCACCCTGATGCGATTGGAATGGGGTAAAACATCTCAAAATGACTTGGCAGAAGCATAGCTTCTTCTGAAAGAGCTTAAGAGCTTCAAAAGGGTCTGGCGGGCCGGGCGGGATTCGAACCCGCGGCCACGGGGTTAAAAGCCCCGCGCTCTAACCAGGCTGAGCTACCGGCCCACCCGCGAGTGATACTCCCAGAGCTTTTATAAGCTTTGCCCTATCTTTTGAACACCCTGATGTCCACGACGACGTGCCAAACACCTGGAGCATAGCGTTTGATGACCAGCTCGTTTAACTTCTCGGCCTCAACACCATACTCGCGGGCAGTTTCTTTGAAGGTCTTAAACGGCTCCTCGGGCATGAGCCTTTCCGGTACGGTGTTGTGGTAGTGGATCACGGCCCCATCTTTGGCAATGCTCAGGGCCTTTGGTATAAACTCGTGGGTTCTTACAACGTACCCCATGAGCACCCTATCGGCTATGTTCTCACCGGGAAAGTCCCTGTTGTCAATGTTGTAGGCGGTCATTCTGTCCCAGACGCCGTTAAGCTCTATGTTCTCCACGAGGAACTTGAAGGTATAGGGGCTCTTCTCGATTGCAATGACTTTAGCACCGCCGTGAACAGCCATTGGGAGGCTCAGGTGTCCGATCCCCGCGAACATATCAACGACTGTTTCACCGGGCCTGGCGACCTTCGCCATCCTGACGCGCTCTTTAACGTTTGCGGGGGAGAACATTATCCTGGCAACGTCCAGTTTGTACTTGATGCCGTTTTCCACATGAACAGTCACGGTGTCGCTTCCGTAGAGCAGTTCATAATTGGTCTCCCTGAACTCCCCCGAAATCCGCCCTTTCCTGAGCACGGTCTTGACTCCCAGGACTTTAGCATAAACCTCTGCTATCCTATGTTTGTAGGGTTCAAGCTCCTTCCTGAGAGGAATTATCAGAACATCCCCTATCCTAACCCAGTGCTTCGGCAGGAGGTTCACCAGCTCAGGGGGAAGCTCCCTGCTCAGTATCTCCCGTATCCTTGGTTTTATTACCTGAGTTCCTCTCTTCATCGCGTTTAACGTGAGTGTTCCGGTTATTATGTTTTTCCCTCCTTTCGTCAAAAAGCGATGAGAAAGCTTTAAAAAGGAAAAGACCGGAATTAGTGTGAGAAACGTATCGACCGGAGGTCGATGAGGAATATGGACGAAGACCCCTCAGGTAGTAGTTGGTTTTCAAGGCTGTTTGGTGGAAAAAAAGAGTTCCTTCTTGAGCAGGACCTCAGCAACAAAGCGTACGAGGAGTACCGCAGGCTTCTCTTGAAGGCAAGGCCAGAAGTTAAGGGAAAAGAGCTCCATCTCCAGCTTCCTGGCGGAGAGGTTATCCTTTCAGAAGGAAAGCTGAGGATAAAGGCACGTGACAAGAAAACCGCCGAGAAAATCCTGAGAAACCTCCACCACTATGAGCAGCCGCCAAGTCTGTGGCCTTCTTACGGCCTCAGCTACTCCCTGAAGAGATCCCACAAACCAAGGGTCCAAACTTAGCCAGGCCAAGGTTTTATAAGGGCCCCCTCTATCCTTTTTTGGATGACGACCCTTGCCCAGTCTGAGCTGTGATGACGTCGGTATTAGCTGACACCGGGCGGGGAGGTTGCGGGCCGATGACCCGCCCGCTGGAGGGAAAACGATGGACGGGGGCTTCATTGAGTTCTACGCAAGCGAAGCGCTGAGCTGTCCGAGGCGGATTTACTTTCGCCTGATGGGCTACCCTGAGAGGTGGCCCGAGTTCGTAAAGGTCCGGTTGAATCAGGGAATAAACACCCACGGCGTCCTCGGGGAGATACTGAACAAGAGGTTCGGCTTTGAGCTCGAAAAGCACCTTGTTCTGAGGTCGAGGAAACTTGGGTTCGAGATCCACGGCAGAATAGACGCCTTTCGGGAGTTCCCCATCGAGATCAAGAGCAAAACAAGCCTTCCACGAGTCCCCTACGAGTCCCACCTCGCCCAGCTCAACGTATACCTGCGGTGGGCCGAGGCCGAATATGGATACCTGTACTACGTCAAGCTCCACGAAAGGCCCCTAAAAGTGATAAGCAAGCTCGACTTCTCGAACTTTCCTGTCATCAAGGGGCCTAACTTCAGGGCCTTTGAGATACCCTACGACGAGAAGCTCTTCAAGGAGACCCTACGCCACTTCTACAACGTTAAGAAGGCCTACGAACGGGGCAAGCCGCCCAGGGGGGAGTACTCCTACATGTGCAAGTTCTGCCCCTACCGGTATCTGTGCTACCCAGAAGACAACGGGTTTGAAAAGGGTTAGTGTTGCGCCGGTTTTAACCCAAGATTCACATGGGGGAGGGCAAAGCTTATAAAAGACACTCCTGTCTATGAGTTCGAGGGCCCGTAGCCTAGCAGGATAGGGCGCCGGCCTTCTAAGCCGGAGGTCGCGGGTTCGAATCCCGCCGGGCCCGCCATTCAGCCCTTGCAAAGCAAGCGCTGGCGGAAGTTTGAGTGCTTTTTTAAAGATGGTGAGTTTTAAAAGGGGTTTTCTACTCGAAGTGCTCTTTTGTGAGTGTAGTGTTTTAGTTGTAAGAAGGCGTCCGAAGGAGCGCGAATAAAGAGTAAACCCTTCTTCTCGAAAAACCCTAAAGAAACCTAAAGAAATCACAAACTTTGGATGAATAAAATTATGGCGCCCGGGCCGGGATTTGAACCCGGGTCACGGGAGTGACAGTCCCGTATGATAGGCCGGGCTACACCACCCGGGCGTTTGAGTGGCCGGCGGCGTTCCCGGTTTCCCGCCCCCTCTCGGAGGGCAGTACACCCGGGAACGCTGGCGGGCTTAACTTCCGGGGTCGAAACGAGACCGGGTGTGACCCCGCCGCTATGGCCGCCGTGCCGATTCATACCTGTCATACCGGCTTTATAAACTTTACGGTTGGGGAGATGGGTCACCACTCAAAGTCATCTATCGGTGGTTTCAGGTGAGTCTCTGGTCTCTTGGTGAGCTTTTCTGGGAGGTTTGCAAAGGCGATTATCTGGTAGATCTCGGATATCAATAGGAGAATTGCTCCAATTAATATCACGATTGTTAAGACTCCCCACCACAGGAACTTTGCGGTGTTTTGGAAAGCCTCAACCCCAGTCAGCTTGTACATTGATTCCCAGGCTTTTTTCTGGAAGTATCCACCCACGATGATGCCGGCCAGGATAATTCCAGCGCCGATTACCAGGAGAGCAATGCCTTCGCCGGTTAGGTGGGGAGATTCCTCCTCAATTATGGTTATTTCGGATCCTGGCGACATTATGAACTCGTTTTCAATTGAGCTCGTAGAGCCAGAGGATACAACGAAAGCCGCCGCCATGACTACTACCCCCACTATGAGGGCAACAAAAATAGCGATTATGGCCTTGAGGTAATAGTTGAATGGCCTCCCATCGTTGAGTTTGTTCCCTATTCCGTGCAGTGCGATAAGGATGAGGACAAACCCAATGAGAGATAGTAAGCCCCCAACACGGGGTATAATGCCTGCCAAAGCCAGTATTGAACCAATTAGCCCCATAGTTCTCTCCGTGCTTATATCCACCACATCTCCTCCAGATCCCAAAGTCGCCCCGGCTTCCATTGTACCACCCAATGAAATAATCAGATAAACCTTCTTAAAAAATTATCCCCAAAGAATTGATGAAAACAATGAAGATTACCAGCCTTGATGAGTGGGCTCGTTCGAGGCCTTTACATTTTTCTTTTTCAAGCCTCGCCCTTCAAGGCGGGGAGGAGGCCAGAAACTCCTTTATCCTGGTTATCCTAACCTAACATGAACGAGCTTCTTTTCTATGGGATAAGCAAAGTCAGTACTAGGCCGCCCCAGTGGAGTACGCATTTGTTAGCTCAAAGCTTATTAACTAGTTCGTGTAGTGGGTGCGGTGGTGGTGATGCTGGAAGCTATCTGGAACTTCTTCAATCAGTACTTCTGGGAGCCGATGTTCACGAGGAGTGGCTACAACGCGGTGAACACATTCGTCTACGCACTGCTCTTTGGTCTTGGTGTTATCTA is a genomic window of Thermococcus guaymasensis DSM 11113 containing:
- the taw2 gene encoding tRNA(Phe) (4-demethylwyosine(37)-C(7)) aminocarboxypropyltransferase Taw2, with the translated sequence MKRGTQVIKPRIREILSRELPPELVNLLPKHWVRIGDVLIIPLRKELEPYKHRIAEVYAKVLGVKTVLRKGRISGEFRETNYELLYGSDTVTVHVENGIKYKLDVARIMFSPANVKERVRMAKVARPGETVVDMFAGIGHLSLPMAVHGGAKVIAIEKSPYTFKFLVENIELNGVWDRMTAYNIDNRDFPGENIADRVLMGYVVRTHEFIPKALSIAKDGAVIHYHNTVPERLMPEEPFKTFKETAREYGVEAEKLNELVIKRYAPGVWHVVVDIRVFKR
- the cas4 gene encoding CRISPR-associated protein Cas4, which produces MDGGFIEFYASEALSCPRRIYFRLMGYPERWPEFVKVRLNQGINTHGVLGEILNKRFGFELEKHLVLRSRKLGFEIHGRIDAFREFPIEIKSKTSLPRVPYESHLAQLNVYLRWAEAEYGYLYYVKLHERPLKVISKLDFSNFPVIKGPNFRAFEIPYDEKLFKETLRHFYNVKKAYERGKPPRGEYSYMCKFCPYRYLCYPEDNGFEKG
- a CDS encoding DUF996 domain-containing protein produces the protein MEAGATLGSGGDVVDISTERTMGLIGSILALAGIIPRVGGLLSLIGFVLILIALHGIGNKLNDGRPFNYYLKAIIAIFVALIVGVVVMAAAFVVSSGSTSSIENEFIMSPGSEITIIEEESPHLTGEGIALLVIGAGIILAGIIVGGYFQKKAWESMYKLTGVEAFQNTAKFLWWGVLTIVILIGAILLLISEIYQIIAFANLPEKLTKRPETHLKPPIDDFEW